Within the Rosa rugosa chromosome 2, drRosRugo1.1, whole genome shotgun sequence genome, the region CCAGGCTAACTCGTTGTTTTTGTTGTAGATTCTCCGCCGGGTAATAAAGCAAGCCGCGACGCCTTTGCCAAATCTATGGATCGCGCGGAGATTAAAAATTACCTGGAGAGCATGTATGTCGCTGGGCTGGCGGCGCAACAAACTGTTGTTGATCCACAGACACTGGCGGTGAGCCAGTCGGAGACTCTTGTGGTGATGCCCATGCCTCATCACTCGCACATCACCCCCGCTGGGCAGACCGTGGCGGCGGTCGAGGGTGGCGACGAGCAAGGGGCTGTTAGAGGGAGCAAGGCCCTTGCCACTCTTGTGCAACCGAAGGAGAGGGCACCCGTTAACCGACGTGGGCCCCAGAAGGAGAGGGTGGTGTCCGTGAGGCAACCAGTGTCTATTGAGGCCCTAGAGCCGCAGGACCCACCGCGGTCCACCAATGTGGCCGCCACACAAGGCACTGTGTTGTGGAAACGGCAACAAAATGACGCCGCTGAAGAAGATGAGGCGGACGACCTACTgaccatcggggcccgccagTAGAAGAGGGCAAGACAGGCCCCGCCAAAGGCTACCGCGGCCGTTGTCGGGGAGGTGAATGTAAGTGGTCTGGACTCCTTCGCCACCTACGCTGAATTAATGACCGACCCCGAGAgggagtttctcttccacctCTGCGATAGGCTAGGGTTTGGCAGTTTGGATGGGACTGTTCGCGCAACAGCTGTTCAGCAATCGCCCTTCAGTTCGGCCTTCGGGCATTTGTCTGTTGGGCTGCATGAGTTGTTCCTGGCGACGTCGAGCCAGCCTTGGGTTGAGCGGTAACTGAGGGAGGAGATCaagggtctccagagggagttggagGAGGCCAAGGATAAGCTGGCGGATGTTGAGCGGCGCCTGACCTCGGCAGAATACGACGCTCTGGATGCTCACGGCAAGTTGAATGTCGCCATTGAGCGGGACATTGAGCGAAATGACCACGTATCCCAGCTAGAGCAAGACATAGCTCTGCTGAAGGACCAACTAGCGGCGAAGGCTAAGAAGGTTGAGATTCTTCAGCGGGACTCTGCTGCCAAAGCTGCGGAGGTGAAGAAGTTGGAGGGTGAGGTTGCTCGGCTGGAAGCTGAGAGGAGCCGCTCGGAGGTTGCCGCCATGGAGTCGTTCAAGCAGTCCCCGAAGTATAAGCAAGCAATGAtggaggcggcgaaggctggcgCCGCCTCTAATTTGGATATGCTGAACCAGAAGGGCGCCATTGACTGGGTCAAAGCGTCTCAGTCCGCCAGTACCTCGAGCCAGCCTCCCGTGCCCGTGGGTGGGCCTACCGCTGATCAGACTGGTTATGCGCGCTCAGGTAGCGGTGAGACTGACCATGGTCTGGCGGACGATACTCAGCAGACCCCCATGCCTACTCAATCCAAAGTGTCCCGTGCCGAGTTTATGGCGGCCAACACTCGGGAGGATGGCACTATGGTGACGCCGAGCCCCACCGCTCCTGGCTCAGACCAGACGAGTCGCCTGGTGAACCCACAGCCGCCGGTGGTCGAAGAGAGTGCCGCTGCTACGCCCAGCAATCCGTGAAGATTGCTTCGTAGCTTTTTGTAATGCCGCTAAGGCCTCttgtttttgtaattttgaCAGTACCTTTTGGGCGGGTAGTCCCGACCTAGATATATGAAACGTTATTTCTCTAATATTTTCTAAGTGTGGGATTATTTCTAATGATTGCGGTGTTTGCATGTTGacataccgctagagttttgacttaggcttttgtcaatcaacgaaacattaaaggaattaaaattgttccaagtgcacgatgtagcggatGTGGTCCGCCGAATATTGCTGGCGTTGCTAGTTAATTCTTGTGCTTGGACTtggtgacaatggtttgaataattcctcgtttcattgatagttgACAGATCAAcgtttacaaaagtggggttgtacccgttgggtagcttcccttagctaaatatagaacaaaaatttagctaagtcaagatgctctttggtagcggtatgactatttgtaataataccgaaggtgtttagtattccaagggtgggtcgttgtgacgccatccttgtccattaagtagaaggtgctggggctaacgacttccacaattttgtatggtccttcccaagttgggaGGAGtgttgttggcggtggaatgacttccttcattacccagtcccccagttggaggttccgggctttgactctggcattgtagaaacgcgatacccgctgcttgttttgcaagttgtgcaaatgggccttgtgtcgtttctccTCGAGGAGGTCTTTGTCGAGGCTAACACCCTCGCCGTTGGTCTCGGAGCgatagccctcgaccctagcggtaggttgggaGACCTCAATGGGTAGGACGGCCTCAGTACCGTACATCATACAGAATGGTGTTTCActagtggcggaagttggggcagtcctgatggcccacagaacttccgggagtttctccgcccacaaacccttggcgtcgtctagtttcttttttagcagcttcttgattatcttgtttgctgcttcgacctggctgttggtttgggggtgagcgacagatgcaaagctcatcttggtgcccaggttagcggtgaaatatatgagttccttgttgttgaactgcgtgccaTTGTCTGTGATGATGGTATGGGGAATGCCGTAGCGGCAGTAGAtattcttccagaggaagtgagttaccttggcggtagttattgccgtcagcgGTTCTGCTTCGATCCATTTGTTGTTGTAGTCTAtggagacaatgatgtacttgaattgaCCCTTGGCAGTTGGAAATTTGCCGAGAAAGTCTAGGCCCCACATGGAGTGAATCCATTGGCTAATGATGATTGACAAGGGTGCCGCCGGTGCATGGGGGAGGTCAGCGTActgttggcacttgtggcaagacctGGAAACCTTCTTGGCGTCGTTGCCGAGCgagggccagaagtagccctgttgCATTGTACGGTTGGCCAGAGATCTGGCGGCGGAGTAGTTTCCGCATTCTCCTGCGTGTATCATTGCCAGAACAACCCTTCCTTCCTCTGGGGTGAGCCATCGGAGGTtaggatgggtgaatccctggcggtatagcttgccattttggatgttgtagtgggttgctctccgcttaagCTGCCTTGCCTCGACCTTGTCGGTGGGCAGTGTTCCATTGCGCTTGTACTCGATgatctcatccatccagctgggattgacctcaatgctgaaaaTTTCGGCCAaggtttttgtgatgcttggcttgtcaaggcattccacccgtGTGTTCGCTGGACTTTGGTGAGGTTGGGCGGTTGCtagtcttgccagtgaatcagccttggcatttttttccctggggatctatgtgatggtgtgaaatttgaatttttttagaagcgtcttgacgtaccccaagtacgccgctaactgctggtctttggcctggaaactatcgttgacctggttaacgactagttgggagtcgctgaacatgttgacgctgtcagcccctgagtcgatGGCAAGGAGTAAGCCTGCAATGAacgcttcatactccgccatgttaTTTGAGGCtgtgaaattgaactttaacgcgtattccacgtttAGTCCCCCCGGTCCcttcaagatgactccggcACCGCATGCCTTGGCgcaagcggagccgtccacatggaggttccagtctgactgctgTGGGGCTGgttcttcagcggttaccatttctgtgcTGGTCTCTACCCTTGGGTTGGGTTCATTCTGACGCTGGATTAGCTCAGCGATGAAATctgccaccgcttggcctttcatggcggtccttggcttgtagtcaatatcgaactcgctgagctcgatggcccacttgctaagGCGCCCTGAGTGCTCAGGATtttgcattacctgcctcagcggttgatttgttaggacatgaattgtgtgggcctgaaagtactggcggaggcgtctagcggcgacaatgagtgcgagggcgagctgctccagggggtatatcttgtttctgccccATTCATGCCTCTGCCAACGTAGAATACTAGGAGCTCTTCCTGGTCCTCCCGTCgaacaatggcgcagcttaccgctgatgcgGATACCTCCAGGTAAATGTACAGTACCTCGCCTTGTACAGGAATGGAaagaagtgggactgccgccaagtattccTTCCGGCTCTGGAATGCCGCCTTGCAGTTTGGGGTCCAGTCAATTTCTTTCTTGTGGGTCCTTTtcagaactttgaaaaatgggaggcgtctgtcagtgagtctggagatgaaccgagagaggacgGTTAGCTTTCCCTGTAGGCTCTGAACCTGTACCTTCCACTTTGGGGCcgtcatgttgaggatggctttCACCTTGTCAGGGTTGGCCTCAATGCCCCGTTcactgacgatgtaacccataaatttgctggcggtgacgctgaagaaacatttttctgggttgaggcgcatgccgtaggccaaaagaatggcgaatatgatgcggaggtttgccacgtgtccgctggctTTGATACTCTTaaccaacatgtcgtccacgtagacctcaatTATTTTGCCAAGgtgttccgcgaacatggcgttcatcaaccgctggtatgtTGCCCcagcgttcttcaaaccgaaaggcatgacattatagcagtataggcctttgtcggttgtgaaggtggtgcactcttggtcgtcggggtgcatcttgatttgattatagctggagaaggcgtccatcatgctgagcaactcgtgtccagcggttgcatcgaccaattgatcaatgttgggtagcgggaagctatccttgggacatgccttgttgagacccTTAAAGTCTACGCACATCCGCCAATTGCCGCTAGGtttcttgaccatgaccaagttggaaatccactaaGGATAATTGACTTGgtggatgaatccaatgtcctggagcttggcgacttcctcccctattgcacgatatctctcctcgtcaaaggcccttcgccgctgcttgactggatagaaggatggttttatgctcaacttgtgcgtaatgatttcaggggagatgcctggcataccggcgtaggaccatgcaaagacagcGGCGTTGTCACCTAGAAACTGAGTGAGCTCTGCCGCTATCTCTGGGGCTAGCtgagcgcctatgcggactgtccgctcagggtggtCGTCGGAGATGCTGATGACCTTCAACGATGTTTCGTGGTTGACAGGCTCCTTTTTTACATATTTCTCctcgtcatccctagggtcctaaAAAAGATCTGGTGCTGGTGCATGGCTTCCCACCGTTAAgatctcatggcggcgcgtcgaccgtgacacagtcgttgaataacattcttgTGCCAGTTGCTGACTTCATTTCACACAGCCTGTCCCGTTGGGAGTAGGGAAcctcatgagaagcatgtacccggctgTGATGCACTTTAGTTTGTTGAGCGCTGGTTGACCAATGATGGCATTGTATGAGCTGAAGCAATCGACaacgatgaactctgtatgtattTCTGCTGTGCATGGGCTTGCGCCGATGACCAGGCGCAGTAGTCAGAACCAAggggttgtgtgacgtcaccggagaagctgagcagcggctcatgatcctggagtagcTTCCTATTCCGCTGTAGTTGGTTGTAGcagccattgaagatgacattgacagcggaatCGCTGTCGACCAGGACCCTTCCCAATgaccatttatcgagcatggcgtcgatcaagaatggatcgtcgtggggcAGGTACACGCCGCGTTCCTCCTCCTCAAGAAGGTGATGGGTTCCCAACCAGCCTTTGGGAGTTTAGCGGATCTCTCATAACGGATGTTGCAAACTtccttggggtggttagcgcgtgcataacgcttttttgccctatgagacatgttggtgattggagcgccgccgtcgatggtgttgatgcggcgcATGGGCTCGATGTTGGTGACCACAGGTGGCGGCTGATgtaccttgaactgttccaactTACCATCACGATATAAAGTCTCACTTGCCGTCTTGAGAGCGttgcagttgttggtgttgtgaccgctattctcgtggtacttgcaccacttgccagtgTTTCTCGATTTTCCCACTCTTGGgtactttcttgggggtggcggtgggatctggtccttgcactggtcgtatatctcttcatacgaggccgtgaggactgtaaacactgcgtaCCACTGGGAGGACTCCGTCTGTTTGTTACGGTTATCCCCCTAGGATGAGCGGTTGCCTTTGTGGTAATGTTGGTCTTTCTGCCActtgctctggtagttgccctgttgccactctctcttcttatcagttggcggtGAAGCAGGGGTTTTGTTAGCGGTCTCCTGATGGCTGGAGGAAGGCTGAGTGGCCTTTACTGGTGTTGGCGGAGGAGGTGgtgtttctccatatgtgatgaattctgcctgcGCATGGATGACAGCTTCGCCCATGATGTGGTCATATGCAGCATTTAGGTGGTTATAATTGAGATGATAGAGGAATAGTCCCTTTAgaagtccttgcttgaaggctgccagcgccattgttttatcaagaTCTCGGCACTGggatgccgccgctcgccacctggtgacAAATAACTTCAATGTTTCCTCTGCGCCTTGTTTGACGTTGAacaactgacttgtgttgtggtgtccggcggccaacaggatgaaccgagagaggaaagcGTTTGACAGtgcgtggaatgagtcaatggatcctggcgggcactcaaagaaccaactcattgcctcgctatccaatgtttcgctgaataAGTGGCACAGTGTGGCGTTatcgaaccccttgttgttagtgacttttttgaaggtgtccatgtggacgaaggggtcagtcatgccgctgtaatgtgacaacTTTGGTGTTTTCGCATGTGCCGGCCGGATGGCATGCaggatcctggcggtgaatggtcctgACCTGGACGCAAAGAGCGGATTTggaattggcgctggggcgcctgcctTCTCCTGGATTAGCCTTTGCtccaattgttgcatcctttccaggattAGAGCGGTTGAGTCACCAGTAGGCCCCGCCTGGAGGTTCCGCTGTGCCAGCTCCCGCCTGGGGGCAGGTGGATTACCTTAAGTTCTAGCCCTGATTAACGAGCAGTTGGTGTGCGGCTGTGACTCcgcttcctgctccaacattagtcggGGCAGGGGAGGTGGCCCCATTCTGAATAGttctggtgggttcagcggtactgGCATTTGTATGATTGGTGCGGGTACCAATCCGCCGGTATTGGGTCGACTGCGTCTGGTGCTccgtgattgctcgctctgcgctgggttagccttcttcagctcgtcaaatcttgacatcagcgtggccacctgcttttgggcctcagccttttctctACGCTCCTCCTCGCGCtccctgtttgccttgtggaggtccgccagtgccatcTCATACATAGCGGCGAGGTCCTGCACCTGTGGGCGACTGCTATTCGGCCGAGCCTCCGCCGTAGTTTGAGTTGGTGGGACCTAGGGAGTAATCTGGGGTTCCCCGCTAGGGTTGATCGGTGTATTGAATAATGcacggttaacgttaaccgctgggttaacgttagtcgttgggttggtgggatgggggttggcggattgatcagcctgctcttcagcgtttgcctcgctaccgttagtcatggtgattgttatGGTGGGATGGGCCTTTtgctcaaggattcccacagacggcgccaatgttaatgtctaaagttcAGCAGTAACTgaaccttggttaacgctggtccgatgggcagACCGCTACTTGAGATATGATCGATActcccgctacctgtcaagtaaattACAAAgaggcgtcaaagggagaccgcactgggcggtcttctcttctccgatgcctaagttagtcaatgtatttatgttgacaacgtaacagtaggtaagtagtaaatgcgtaattaatgaggagagaggagagaaccttttataggttgggaagaggctgacctcttccttactttcgatgtgggactgatatgcttcaattcccagcttctggagcttctgatgctatcttggcacggcgcgtcagcggtgatctgggtgtgagccggggctcaggcggtaacctgcttggctgtgtttccgtaggttacaccgttggtggtagttggtaccgctggcggtagcatgagcgtggctcattctaACTAATTATGCTtagcaaatgctcatgtaagtacacaTGGTGATCTTGAAGAGGAGGTCTATATGAAGTTGCTTCCTGATCATTCTAAGTCTCATGATCCTGATATAGTGTGCAAGCTACACAAAGCCATTTATGGCTTAAAACAATCCCCATGTGAATGGTATGCCAAACTCAGTTCAGTACTTGAAGAAGTCAGTTTTCACAGAAGCAATGCTGATTCCTCTCTGTTTGTTTGAATTGGTTCAACTAGTAAGCTTGTGGTTCTcatatatgttgatgatttaaTTGTGATAGGTGACAATGTTGAAGCGATTAATACTCTTAAACAATCTCTTCGAAGCAATTTTGCTATCAAAGATTTGGGGATCCTTAAGTATTTTCTTGGTATAGAAACGGCTACTTCTCATAAAGGCCTCTTTCTCAACCAAagaaagtatgtccttgatCTGCTGTAAGATGCAGATATGAGGGATTGCAAACTAGCTCGCACTCCCCTTGATAGCAAGCTTGCAACTTGATGTGTTGAGTGAGCCACTCTTTAATCTAAGTTCCTATCAAAGATTAGTTGGTAAGCTTATCTATCTCACCATCACTCGACCTGACATTGCTTATGCTGTAAGCATTGTCAGCCAATTCATGCATGCTCCAACCTTGGTTTATTTTCACATTGTAAAGCGAATCCTTCGTTATCTCAAAGGCTTTGTTGGTAGAGGCATTTTACTGAAAAACAATGGAAACACTCACATAATGGGATACGCGTTGATGCTGATTGGGCATGCAACTCTCTTAATCGAAAATCCACTACTGGGTTTTGCACATTTGTTGGTGGTAACCtagttacttggaagagcaagaagcaAATTGTTGTTGCTCGCTCTAGTGCAAAGGCTGAATACAGAGAGATGGCCTCCACTACTTGTGAGCTTATTTGGTTGAAAGGTCTTCTATGTGATTTGGGGTATCCTAGTAGTCAACCAATGTCTcttttctgtgacattaatcaagctAGAATGCACATTGCTTCTAATCCAGTTTTTCATGAAAGAACGAAACACATAGAGGTTGACTATCACTACATTCGAGCTCAAGTTGAATCCAAGATCATTGATACTCATTACACTCGAAGCCATGATCAGTTGGCTGATATTTTCACTGAATCGCTTCCTACTgctcaatttcaaaaattttTGGGTAAGCTTGGATCAATAAATCCTCTTGATCCAGCTTGAGGGGAAGTATTGGCAGTATGGCTATATCACTTTACAGACTCTAGCATTATCTTTTACTGTTAATACCTTACCTCACCTTACCTTAGTTGATAGAGTTTGTTAAGAAAGAAAGAGTTGTGATCATAGTTATGGCCGGGTTTAGTTGATAGAGTTGTTCCTTAGATTAAGGGTGATGGAAGTCTGTTTCCTCCTCAATGTATCTATATAGTGTAATCTTATGCTTGTCTTTCTTCAAGAAGCAATATACCAGAAAACCTTCCACAAGTTTCTATCTAGTTTTCTTCAAGGTGGTCGGAGTCGCTGAAAAAAGCTGAAACCGTCGGAGCTGCAGAAACTTTCGGCGTTCGATTCTTCCTCTACGGTGGACAATCGGATGAACAGAGACTACATATGTGACGGCAATGctgagacaaagaagatggtgCCGGTTCGCTGGCCGGAGGTGGTAGGGGGACGAATTTCTGGTCATATCTTGTTTCTGAGTCTGCGGCTTCTCTTTCGGGTCGAGGAAGCTCGAAGCTTCTGGACCTATCTTGAATCATCTAATCTGGCCCCTTCTAACTTAGCGGTGGTGAAAATGGACGGCCCAGATCGCACCATgtgattttctattttcttaaataattttcaaaattccaaaactttgaaaaattaTAATAATTAGCTCGGGTATCAAAAAAATTCCCACGAACTCGTCTTGTCGCATACTTTATTATCAAACtcttaaataaaaaatttaacctTGTGAAAAATTCTAAAAAATATCCTCGAacacttaattaattaaccaTATATTCCCAACGATATCAACTTAGCTCGACAAATAAATTTCTAGAGGTCACCATATATTCTCAATGCATCAACTTAATTATGCATTTATGGCCAATGCATGCACTTGACTATGCATCAATTTTTCATGTGTAAGTTTGTCACCATGAATACACAAACTATCGATACCATGTATTCATTTCATGCCATGAAAAATATCTCCACTAAATGAGCCCTGTTTGACACTAAACcataattgtttttcttttcttaaacaCTGAACCAAACTGGCTGCTTGGGAAGGTCCAGTTATATATTTTTAGGTCCCAACACCCAGACTTCGTACAATCGAGCAATTGTAAATTCAATATTTCGATCCAGTAGACATCCCAACTAGATCCAACCTATCCAAGTTAACTAAACTAGAGACGTAAGATTATCCAACGAATGAAAAAGAAGTATGCCAATAAATGCTCCAAAAAATTAAATATTCAACCATACACGTGCAAGTTCGGTCCATACGCACGCGTGCAGGAAAGctagtaataataataaataaggaaaataaaataatggaCCTATTTTTCTGTTTAAATTCCGTCTTACAAAGAAGTTGCCGTTGAACCTGGTATCTGCGGCCATGGCCAAGTTCGCTTTAGGATCGGAACCGGTGGTGGGCTCCCTCTCATCCTCCAAGAAGAGAGAGTACAGAGTCACCAACCGCCTCCAAGAGGGCAAGAAACCCATATACGCCGTCGTTTTCAACTTCATCGACTCTCGCTACTTCAACGTCTTCGCCACCGTCGGCGGCAACCGGGTTTGTTTCTCTCATCCCCTATAAGCCCTCCACTAGGATATACTAAACCCAAATACAAAGAACTTGTCTTTGTAAGAGATTAGTAATTTGCCAATTGTACTTTAGGGTAGTGGTAATTATGGTCATTCTGAGCTGTAATGTAGGGTTAATTACTTCAATGTCAGGCACAACGTTATAGATTTACTGCTGAAATTACAGTAATTGAAATCATATGAGTAAAAAGTTttttattctgaaaattttcaggtGACTGTGTATGAATGCTTAGAAGGGGGAGTGATAGCTGTGTTGCAGTCTTACATTGATGAAGATGTAAGTAAAGACGGCCGCCCTTTCGGTTCTTTTGTCGAATGCATTAGTCTTTATTTAGTGGTTATGAATCAAATGGTGGTGTATTCCTTGGCTGTTTCTAAAGCTGTTTGCGAATATGTGATTTTCGTGCGCTATGTAGATCAGAAGGATGAGTCTTTTTACACTGTGAGCTGGGCGTGCAACGTTGATGGAACACCATTGCTTGTGGCTGGAGGATTCAATGGTACAATGCGTGTCATTGATTGTGGCAGTGAGAAGATAGACAAGGTAAATTGTTACTAGGGTCTGAGGCTCCTAGACTTTGTCGTGGTGCAGTCTGAAACTTTCTTAAGTATATAAACATGCTTGACTTGAAATGAAAATAGAGGAAAAATATTATTATTCCTTCCATGATTTTTCCCTATAACATACTCATCTTTGTGCAGAGTTTTGTTGGCCATGGTGACTCGATAAACGAAATCAGGACTCAGCCATTGAAGTCATCACTTGTAGTGTCAGCGAGCAAAGTAAATACGAGAACGTCTTTTCTTGTTTTCGTTTTCATATAAGTTATATATCTACTGCATAATTAATCCCACATGTGACCAGGATGAGTCAGTTCGACTATGGAATGTTCATACTGGAATATGTATTTTGATATTCGCTGGAGCAGGGGGTCATCGAAATGAAGTCTTGAGTGTGGTATGTATATAAAAGGAGTTATGTCCTGCTGCCCATTCATTAAATTTTCTCAAAAGACAACTCCATTGTTTCATTATTTGAAAAACGAAGATTACAAAAAAATGATTTCGGAAGTTAATTTTACTTATCTTTTGCTCACAATTATAGGACTTCCATCCATCTGACATTTATCGCATTGCAAGTTGTGGCATGGACAACACAATTAAGATATGGTCGATGAAAGGTAAGACTTCATGGTGCTGACCATACGAGTATTTATACATTTGATGTTAAGACATAGTTCTGCTATTTGATGCGAGCATATGACATGCATTACAAAAGTGGCAATATTTATTTTAGCCATTCAAGATATCCTGTCTGCTAGACTGGATTGTTGAGATTGAACAGATTGCAGGCAAAAGTGTCAGTAGAGTGTGTGTACTTATAATCTTTAAGGGAGGTAGAGAAGCATTAATGACACAACGTAGGAAGCCGCTCTCTTTTTCAAATTTCTTTTTGATTGTTAATTAGCTTCATTTTACTAGGAAAGTAATTTCACGAAAACTAACCACCAAACTGGAAATTCCTTTGCAGACCAGCACACAGAGCCATTCGAACTGTTtggagatacttttgcaatAACTGTCTGCAGTTTTGTACACAGCTTTCAGATTTTCAATAttgttgataaaaaaaaaaaatcaaatttactTCCCTGCATGTAATTCCTTACAATTTTTAGGCTTGATACAAGAGACAAAGAGGACAAAAATGAGGTAAAAGCAAGTCAGTACCATGAGCAATAGACCTTACTGCCTGGCAATAAGTGTCAGCCAAGTCTTACGATAAGTAAAAAAATATGTGGAGTTTTGGGCTATACCTGGTGcaaaattgacctttttgttaACTTGCTACTTCTTATATGCATGAATATGTAATGCTATTGCTATAAAGTAATCACTTTTCTGAAGCTCAGCTTGTGTACTTGTTTGGATGGTTGTCGTCTGTGCATATTCAaatgtttttctatttttttcctttacataattggttttgtttcagaGTTCTGGACATATGTAGAGAAATCTTTCACATGGACAGATCTTCCATC harbors:
- the LOC133731844 gene encoding polycomb group protein FIE1, producing the protein MAKFALGSEPVVGSLSSSKKREYRVTNRLQEGKKPIYAVVFNFIDSRYFNVFATVGGNRVTVYECLEGGVIAVLQSYIDEDKDESFYTVSWACNVDGTPLLVAGGFNGTMRVIDCGSEKIDKSFVGHGDSINEIRTQPLKSSLVVSASKDESVRLWNVHTGICILIFAGAGGHRNEVLSVDFHPSDIYRIASCGMDNTIKIWSMKEFWTYVEKSFTWTDLPSKFPTKYVQFPVFLASIHTNYVDCNRWLGDFMLSKSVDSEIVLWEPKMKEQSPGEGTVDILQKYPVPGCDIWFIKFSCDFHYNAAAIGNREGKIFIWELQSSPPVLIAKLSHPQSKSPIRQTAMSFDGSTILSCCEDGTIWRWDVMENS